In Elusimicrobium sp. An273, a genomic segment contains:
- the adhE gene encoding bifunctional acetaldehyde-CoA/alcohol dehydrogenase, translating into MAEKKTAPAVATPEELAHLDQIVSKVKEAQRVYATYTQEQVDKIFRAAAIAAAQNRIPLSKLAVEETGMGVMEDKVIKNQFASEYIYNQYKDTKTCGVLSDDDAFGFRQVAEPIGLIAGIIPTTNPTSTAIFKSLLALKTRNGIVFSPHPRAKKCTIAAAKIVLDAAVEAGAPAGIIGWIENPTMPLSNALMHHKDINLILATGGPGMVKAAYSSGKPAIGVGAGNTPVVIDATANIKMAVSSVIMSKTFDNGMICASEQSVIVEDPVYDKVKEEFIARGCHFVTGKDRKKLADTIVINGKLNSAIVGQSAEKIAEMAGIKVPAGTKILIAEAKEVSDQEPFAREKLSPVLGFYRAKDFKSAAQLAKDLILYGGAGHTSVLYTDEANEDHIDYFKDMPTARTLINMPSSQGAIGDVYNFKLAPSLTLGCGSWGGNSVSENIGVKHLMNVKSVAERRENMYWYKVPSKIYFKRGALPQALAELSDKHRAYIITDKTMEQLGHVRAVADVLESLNIKFRVFSNVLPDPNISNVQEALNIANSWQPDMIIALGGGSAIDEGKMVWLMYENPDTSFEDIAMRFMDIRKRIYAAPPLGKKAVMVAIPTTSGTGSEVTPFTIITDEKTGTKYAITDYALTPDMAIIDPEFVLNMPKSLTAFSGLDVLTHAIEAYTSVYATNFTDGQALEAMRLVFKYLEKSYTNGAKDINAREKMHYAATIAGMAFANAFLGLSHSMAHKLGAMYHVPHGLANALLLSYVIEFNATDKPTKQGLFPQYKYPFVKGRYGKIVDFLLPHNNLGDDKDAKVQKLIDMVEDLKHKLNIPRSIKEYGIPEKEFLDNLDKLSELAFDDQCTGGNARYPLISEIKDLYLKAYYGEPVKHKAK; encoded by the coding sequence ATGGCGGAAAAGAAAACTGCGCCGGCTGTTGCCACCCCGGAAGAATTGGCCCACTTGGACCAAATTGTTTCGAAGGTCAAAGAAGCCCAGCGCGTGTATGCGACATATACGCAAGAACAAGTAGACAAAATTTTCCGCGCGGCCGCTATCGCCGCTGCGCAAAACCGGATTCCCCTGTCCAAACTGGCGGTGGAAGAAACCGGCATGGGGGTAATGGAAGACAAGGTAATTAAAAACCAATTCGCTTCCGAATACATTTACAACCAATACAAAGACACCAAAACCTGCGGCGTCCTCTCGGACGACGACGCGTTCGGTTTCCGCCAAGTGGCAGAGCCTATCGGACTAATCGCCGGGATCATCCCGACCACGAACCCGACTTCTACCGCTATTTTCAAAAGCTTGCTTGCTTTGAAAACCCGCAACGGGATTGTGTTCTCTCCGCATCCGCGCGCCAAAAAATGCACCATCGCCGCGGCGAAAATCGTGTTGGACGCCGCCGTGGAAGCCGGCGCGCCCGCGGGCATTATCGGCTGGATTGAAAACCCGACTATGCCCCTTTCCAACGCGCTCATGCACCACAAAGACATCAACCTGATCTTGGCCACCGGCGGCCCCGGCATGGTGAAAGCGGCGTACTCCTCCGGCAAGCCGGCCATCGGCGTAGGCGCCGGCAACACCCCGGTAGTGATTGACGCCACCGCCAACATCAAAATGGCCGTCAGCTCCGTGATTATGAGCAAAACCTTTGATAACGGGATGATCTGCGCCAGCGAACAGTCCGTCATTGTGGAAGACCCGGTGTACGATAAAGTGAAAGAAGAATTTATCGCCCGCGGGTGCCACTTTGTAACCGGAAAAGACCGCAAAAAACTGGCCGACACCATCGTCATTAACGGCAAGCTGAACTCCGCCATCGTCGGACAAAGCGCCGAAAAAATTGCGGAAATGGCCGGCATTAAAGTGCCCGCCGGCACCAAAATTTTGATTGCCGAAGCCAAAGAAGTAAGCGACCAAGAACCCTTCGCCCGCGAAAAACTCTCCCCGGTATTGGGTTTCTACCGCGCCAAAGATTTTAAATCCGCCGCGCAGCTGGCCAAGGATTTAATCCTCTACGGCGGCGCCGGACATACTTCCGTGCTGTATACGGACGAAGCCAACGAAGACCATATTGACTACTTCAAAGATATGCCCACCGCCCGCACGCTGATCAATATGCCTTCTTCCCAGGGGGCCATCGGCGACGTGTACAACTTCAAGCTCGCCCCGTCTTTGACGTTGGGCTGCGGCTCTTGGGGCGGCAACTCCGTCAGCGAAAACATTGGGGTAAAACATCTTATGAACGTGAAATCCGTCGCGGAACGCCGCGAAAATATGTACTGGTACAAAGTACCTTCCAAAATCTACTTCAAACGCGGCGCCCTGCCGCAGGCCTTGGCGGAACTTTCCGACAAGCACCGCGCCTACATCATTACCGATAAAACCATGGAACAGCTGGGCCATGTGCGCGCCGTGGCGGATGTGTTGGAAAGCCTCAACATCAAGTTCCGCGTCTTCTCCAACGTTCTGCCGGATCCGAACATTTCCAACGTGCAGGAAGCCTTAAACATTGCCAATTCCTGGCAGCCGGATATGATTATCGCCTTAGGCGGCGGTTCTGCCATTGACGAAGGAAAAATGGTGTGGCTGATGTACGAAAACCCGGATACCAGCTTTGAAGATATCGCCATGCGCTTTATGGATATCCGCAAACGCATTTACGCGGCGCCGCCCTTGGGCAAAAAAGCCGTGATGGTAGCCATTCCCACCACCTCCGGCACCGGTTCCGAAGTAACGCCGTTTACGATTATTACCGACGAAAAAACCGGCACCAAATACGCCATTACCGATTATGCGTTAACGCCGGATATGGCAATTATCGACCCGGAATTCGTGCTGAATATGCCCAAATCGCTGACGGCTTTCTCCGGGTTGGACGTGCTGACCCACGCCATTGAAGCCTACACCTCCGTATACGCCACCAACTTTACGGACGGCCAAGCGTTGGAAGCCATGCGCCTGGTATTTAAATACTTGGAAAAATCCTACACCAACGGCGCCAAAGACATCAACGCCCGCGAAAAAATGCACTACGCGGCCACCATTGCCGGTATGGCTTTTGCCAACGCGTTCTTGGGTCTTTCGCACTCCATGGCGCACAAACTGGGCGCCATGTACCACGTGCCGCACGGATTGGCCAACGCCCTCTTGCTCTCGTACGTTATTGAGTTCAACGCCACGGACAAACCGACCAAGCAGGGCCTGTTCCCGCAGTACAAATATCCGTTCGTCAAAGGCCGCTACGGCAAAATTGTGGACTTCCTGCTGCCGCACAACAACTTGGGCGACGATAAGGACGCCAAAGTACAAAAACTCATTGATATGGTGGAAGATTTGAAACACAAGCTCAACATCCCCCGCTCTATCAAAGAGTACGGCATTCCGGAAAAAGAGTTCTTGGACAACTTGGATAAGCTTTCCGAACTCGCTTTCGACGACCAGTGCACCGGCGGCAACGCCCGCTACCCGCTGATCAGCGAAATCAAGGACTTGTACCTCAAAGCGTACTACGGAGAACCCGTGAAACACAAAGCCAAATAA
- a CDS encoding MerR family transcriptional regulator produces MGLEEIEEKDYFSIGDVKRITGVPEYSIRYWEAEFGLIRPIRLESGHRRYTKEDVYTILKIKDLIYKHKLTLEGAKKQLSKYQFPAAGRGEKPRTDIKLLTEIKETLEDLLKE; encoded by the coding sequence ATGGGATTGGAAGAAATTGAGGAGAAGGATTATTTCTCCATCGGCGACGTAAAACGCATTACCGGGGTGCCGGAGTATTCCATACGCTACTGGGAGGCCGAATTCGGCCTGATTCGCCCCATCCGCCTGGAAAGCGGCCACCGCCGCTACACCAAAGAAGACGTCTATACCATTCTCAAAATTAAAGATTTAATCTATAAACACAAGCTCACGCTGGAAGGCGCCAAAAAGCAGCTCTCCAAATATCAATTCCCGGCGGCAGGCCGCGGCGAAAAGCCCCGCACGGACATCAAACTTCTGACGGAAATTAAAGAAACGCTGGAAGATTTGCTAAAAGAATGA
- a CDS encoding HTH domain-containing protein, translating into MKERNLKKLNRLLYLLNRLDGEGINIRREARELEVTERTIQRDLIDIETGGFPLFKAATGVYKFIEGFFLKK; encoded by the coding sequence ATGAAAGAGCGGAACCTTAAAAAATTAAACCGTTTGTTATATTTGCTCAATAGGTTGGACGGAGAGGGGATAAACATTCGGCGAGAGGCCCGTGAGCTGGAAGTAACCGAACGTACGATTCAGCGGGATTTGATAGATATTGAAACGGGCGGGTTCCCGTTGTTCAAAGCGGCTACCGGCGTATATAAGTTTATAGAAGGCTTTTTTCTTAAAAAATGA
- a CDS encoding DUF4424 family protein, translated as MTDREEDLWTKEISYFWVQTFPAGKTVHIRHTYTPSAKTTNTGMPFSSCINPDTWDYQDFVRIPTPTGTDHLWDKLEAQHYVEYILTTANNWQGFIDDFNLLVESPLKSVGCFEGHPFYGEKYFALSRKYFYPERNLSVDFLEKGTIPSSYKPASDPASSA; from the coding sequence ATTACCGACCGTGAGGAGGATTTGTGGACAAAAGAAATTTCCTATTTTTGGGTTCAAACTTTTCCCGCCGGCAAAACCGTGCATATCCGCCACACCTATACACCTTCTGCCAAAACCACCAATACGGGTATGCCTTTTTCCTCTTGCATCAACCCCGACACATGGGACTACCAGGATTTCGTCCGCATTCCGACTCCGACGGGCACCGACCACCTGTGGGATAAGTTAGAAGCCCAGCACTATGTGGAATACATCCTCACCACCGCCAACAACTGGCAGGGGTTTATAGATGATTTCAACCTGCTGGTGGAAAGCCCGCTTAAAAGCGTGGGCTGTTTTGAAGGCCATCCTTTCTACGGTGAGAAGTATTTTGCGCTTAGCCGCAAGTATTTCTACCCGGAGAGAAATTTGTCGGTGGATTTCTTAGAAAAGGGCACTATCCCGTCCTCTTACAAACCTGCAAGCGATCCGGCCTCTTCTGCGTAA
- a CDS encoding SMI1/KNR4 family protein codes for MERLHGGRRGRNSFGSVKVFARHEIQSMTREKLEKLLMRYAPLGVEHSKNGALLIGKAPHIAEFAWLNVMYPCATEAEICNLEKSLGTAIPKIYKDFLVNVANGFDIMNCTLAFHGCRTSYNRSDLDLWYPFNVEDIQKYGRPKNSSPAMFFFGTYKYDGSKLYLNTTDDKVYYCECYDATPLKSWNSLDEMIVSEIERIYTLFDEKGHQIDPSKPTTPIE; via the coding sequence GTGGAAAGATTGCACGGTGGAAGGCGTGGAAGAAATAGTTTTGGTTCCGTAAAAGTTTTTGCAAGACACGAAATTCAATCAATGACAAGAGAAAAATTAGAAAAATTATTAATGCGTTACGCCCCGCTGGGGGTGGAGCATTCTAAAAACGGGGCTTTATTGATAGGGAAAGCGCCCCATATTGCCGAGTTTGCGTGGTTGAATGTTATGTATCCATGCGCTACGGAAGCCGAAATATGCAACTTGGAAAAAAGCTTGGGAACAGCTATTCCGAAAATATACAAAGATTTTTTGGTGAATGTCGCCAATGGCTTTGATATCATGAATTGCACATTAGCTTTTCATGGTTGCAGAACATCATACAACAGATCAGATTTGGATTTATGGTATCCGTTTAATGTTGAAGATATCCAGAAGTATGGCAGGCCCAAGAATTCATCACCGGCGATGTTCTTTTTTGGAACTTATAAATATGACGGATCCAAACTTTATTTGAATACAACGGATGACAAAGTGTATTATTGCGAATGCTATGATGCAACCCCTCTTAAATCATGGAATTCGCTGGATGAAATGATAGTTTCCGAAATAGAGAGGATATACACACTGTTTGATGAAAAAGGCCATCAAATTGACCCGTCCAAACCCACAACTCCAATTGAATAG
- a CDS encoding AAA family ATPase: MDITTLNKQVQQESIFLQDLKREVGKVIVGQEALLEKMLVALLADGHILIEGVPGLAKTLAVKTLAQAIHAQFQRIQFTPDLLPADITGTLIFNPKDGLFYPKRGPVFSNFVLADEINRSPAKVQSALLEAMQERQVTIGEQTYKLPSPFMVMATQNPVEQEGTYPLPEAQVDRFMLKVLVTYPTKEEEKMILERMASHQTIEVNTNVTPEMILKARAVTDSIYVDDKIKNYIVELVFATRDPKAAGLEKLASFIAYGASPRATIFLTQAAKAYAFLNGRGYVTPEDIKAIGLDVLRHRVLLSYEAEAENISSDQIVKQIFDAVDVP; this comes from the coding sequence ATGGATATCACGACACTTAACAAACAAGTCCAGCAGGAAAGCATTTTTTTGCAAGATTTAAAAAGAGAAGTAGGCAAAGTTATTGTGGGGCAGGAAGCCCTGTTGGAAAAAATGCTGGTGGCCTTGCTGGCGGACGGACACATTTTAATTGAAGGCGTGCCGGGCCTGGCAAAGACCTTGGCGGTCAAAACGCTGGCCCAAGCCATTCACGCCCAGTTCCAGCGTATTCAGTTTACGCCCGATCTGCTCCCCGCCGATATTACCGGTACGCTTATTTTTAACCCCAAGGACGGTTTATTCTACCCCAAACGCGGCCCGGTGTTTTCCAACTTTGTTCTGGCCGACGAAATCAACCGCTCCCCGGCCAAAGTGCAAAGCGCCCTGTTGGAAGCCATGCAGGAACGCCAGGTAACCATTGGCGAGCAAACCTACAAACTGCCTTCCCCCTTTATGGTCATGGCCACGCAAAACCCGGTGGAACAGGAAGGCACCTACCCCCTGCCGGAAGCGCAGGTAGACCGCTTTATGCTCAAGGTGCTGGTAACCTATCCGACCAAAGAAGAAGAAAAAATGATTTTGGAACGCATGGCCTCGCACCAAACCATTGAAGTAAACACCAACGTAACGCCGGAAATGATTTTGAAAGCCCGCGCGGTAACGGACAGCATTTACGTGGACGATAAAATCAAAAATTACATTGTGGAGCTTGTTTTCGCCACGCGCGACCCCAAGGCCGCCGGCTTGGAAAAACTGGCCTCTTTTATCGCCTACGGCGCCAGCCCGCGTGCCACCATTTTCCTCACGCAGGCCGCCAAGGCCTACGCTTTCTTAAACGGCCGCGGCTACGTAACGCCGGAAGACATCAAAGCCATCGGCTTAGACGTGCTGCGCCACCGCGTGCTTTTGTCGTACGAAGCCGAGGCGGAAAACATTTCTTCCGACCAAATCGTCAAACAAATTTTTGACGCCGTGGACGTACCGTAG
- a CDS encoding DUF58 domain-containing protein yields the protein MDTAEILKKVRQIEIQTNKLVSETFAGEYLSAFKGQGIEFAEVREYTPGDDVRSIDWNVTARTGVPYIKKYNEERELTLMIACDVSGSQKFGSSSKLKLEAAAELAALFAFSAIQNSDKVGLMLFSDKVELFVPPRKGKKHVLRLIRELVAFEPQDTGTNIGLCLETLSKVIKRQGILILISDFLAPVSSFSKPFKLAARKFDLIPVIVHDKLETRLPPVSACVDVTDPETGEEDFLCLSSGEINTALDDYARTQHLNLQALFNPYKIEPIRVDTALPPADPVIAFFKQRAKKIRR from the coding sequence GTGGATACTGCGGAAATTTTAAAAAAAGTACGCCAAATTGAAATCCAGACGAACAAATTGGTGTCGGAAACGTTCGCCGGGGAGTATTTAAGCGCGTTTAAAGGGCAGGGAATAGAATTTGCCGAAGTGCGCGAATACACACCGGGGGACGACGTCCGCTCCATCGACTGGAACGTAACCGCACGCACCGGCGTACCTTATATTAAAAAGTATAACGAAGAGCGCGAGCTGACGCTGATGATTGCGTGTGACGTGTCCGGCTCCCAAAAATTCGGCTCTTCCAGCAAACTCAAGCTGGAAGCCGCCGCCGAATTAGCCGCGCTGTTTGCCTTTTCCGCCATTCAAAACAGCGATAAAGTGGGCCTCATGCTGTTTTCGGACAAAGTGGAACTGTTTGTTCCCCCCCGCAAAGGCAAAAAACACGTGCTGCGCCTCATCCGCGAGCTGGTGGCTTTTGAACCGCAGGACACCGGCACCAACATCGGCCTGTGTTTGGAGACACTGTCCAAAGTCATCAAACGCCAGGGAATTTTGATTTTGATCTCGGACTTTTTGGCGCCGGTATCGTCGTTTTCCAAACCGTTCAAACTGGCGGCGCGCAAGTTTGACTTGATTCCCGTCATCGTACACGATAAGCTGGAAACCCGCCTGCCGCCCGTAAGCGCCTGTGTGGACGTAACCGACCCGGAAACGGGGGAAGAAGATTTCTTGTGTCTGTCTTCGGGCGAGATCAATACCGCCCTGGACGACTACGCCCGCACCCAGCATTTAAATTTGCAGGCTTTGTTTAACCCGTATAAGATTGAGCCCATCCGCGTGGATACGGCCCTGCCGCCGGCGGATCCGGTCATTGCATTTTTTAAACAACGCGCCAAAAAAATCAGGAGATAG
- a CDS encoding VWA domain-containing protein, which produces MMIFFLASVLFLLLVLAANLFIKRAPQARAVLLAAAASLALVSLAGLLFVRWSGGHAEFLRPWAFLFLLVPFAVLMAQTVFRGAFTRRIAYPMTHLKVEQASLRVLFTKWLPLGLYTLSLLFMTVALARPVRVDRTVLPPTEGIDIILLMDVSASMQKQDFYPNRFIAAQQTASRFISKRFNDRIGLVVFAKEAMLQAPLTLDHEALQEYLSTLYLGIVDPNYTAIGDALGVAANHLKDSKAKSKVIILLTDGDSNAGTIAPQMAAKAAAAYGIRVYTIGTASAPGESLYSSAEDEINEGLLMEIANTTGGKFYRAKNEAELTQIYDTINELEKTEFAPSSTVNRSDAYQPFLLLALACAFAAFVLEKVFFIKVP; this is translated from the coding sequence ATGATGATTTTTTTCCTGGCCAGCGTACTGTTTTTGTTATTGGTGCTGGCGGCCAATTTGTTTATTAAGCGCGCCCCGCAGGCAAGGGCCGTATTGCTGGCGGCGGCCGCCTCGCTGGCGCTGGTAAGCCTAGCGGGGTTGCTGTTTGTGCGCTGGTCGGGCGGCCACGCGGAATTTCTGCGCCCGTGGGCGTTTCTCTTTTTGCTGGTGCCGTTTGCGGTACTGATGGCGCAGACGGTTTTCCGCGGGGCGTTTACCCGCCGCATCGCCTACCCGATGACGCACCTGAAAGTGGAGCAAGCGTCGCTTCGCGTCTTGTTTACCAAATGGCTGCCGCTGGGGCTTTACACGCTTTCTTTGCTGTTTATGACCGTGGCCCTCGCCCGGCCGGTGCGGGTGGACAGAACCGTCCTGCCTCCCACGGAAGGGATTGATATCATTTTGCTGATGGACGTTTCGGCCTCTATGCAAAAGCAGGATTTTTACCCCAACCGTTTTATTGCCGCCCAGCAAACAGCTTCCCGCTTTATTTCCAAACGCTTTAACGACCGCATTGGCCTGGTGGTCTTTGCCAAAGAAGCCATGCTCCAAGCCCCCTTAACCCTAGACCACGAAGCCCTGCAGGAATACCTTTCCACCTTATACCTGGGCATTGTAGACCCCAACTATACCGCCATTGGCGACGCCTTGGGCGTGGCGGCCAATCACTTAAAAGACAGCAAAGCCAAAAGCAAGGTGATTATCCTGCTGACGGACGGCGACTCCAACGCCGGCACCATTGCCCCGCAAATGGCCGCCAAAGCCGCGGCCGCGTACGGCATACGCGTCTATACCATCGGCACCGCCAGCGCCCCGGGGGAAAGCCTCTATTCCAGCGCGGAGGACGAAATCAACGAAGGGCTGCTGATGGAAATTGCCAACACCACGGGCGGAAAATTCTACCGCGCCAAAAACGAGGCGGAACTGACCCAAATTTACGATACGATCAATGAACTGGAAAAAACGGAATTCGCCCCCAGCTCCACCGTCAACCGCAGCGACGCTTACCAGCCGTTTTTGCTCTTGGCGCTGGCGTGCGCGTTTGCCGCGTTTGTATTAGAAAAAGTATTTTTTATCAAGGTGCCTTAA
- a CDS encoding VWA domain-containing protein, whose product MELFAKPIFLLYLIPALLAAGLAAWLGLKLKNRLISILFGPLAYAKLTAGLRPVTRWRGVLFFLTLFFLFAALAGPQWGTEVIEAQGTFAQTVIAVDVSASMRAQDLKPDRLDNAKNMLRMLVSNLKDERIGVLAFTSQAFIQCPITTDADALTYFITSLQPDMLPVPGTSLAAPVQLAARMLSKYPGQKALILLTDGEDHSPDELKAAQETALKNGIRIIAIGIGTKEGTLIPSRTDSSGRVLEYKKDKEGKTVVSKLDENTLLELAKATGGVYIPYTTPAQVAAKVEAAVKGLDRSVSRTAARAAYKNRYAFPLIAAMLCLAGYLLWPRGRKPAESKEEKESQKR is encoded by the coding sequence ATGGAATTATTTGCAAAACCGATTTTTTTACTGTATTTGATTCCCGCCCTGCTGGCGGCGGGGCTGGCGGCCTGGCTGGGGCTTAAGCTCAAAAACCGCCTGATCAGTATTTTGTTCGGCCCGCTGGCATATGCCAAGCTGACGGCCGGGCTGCGCCCGGTAACGCGCTGGCGCGGGGTGCTGTTTTTCCTGACGTTGTTTTTCTTGTTTGCGGCGCTGGCCGGCCCCCAATGGGGAACGGAAGTTATTGAAGCGCAGGGCACGTTTGCCCAAACGGTTATCGCCGTAGACGTATCGGCCTCCATGCGGGCGCAGGACTTAAAGCCCGACCGGCTGGATAACGCCAAAAATATGCTCCGCATGCTGGTAAGCAATTTAAAAGACGAGCGCATCGGCGTTTTGGCCTTTACCTCCCAAGCCTTCATTCAGTGCCCCATTACGACGGACGCCGACGCCCTGACCTATTTCATTACCTCCCTGCAGCCGGACATGCTGCCCGTGCCGGGCACGTCTTTAGCCGCACCGGTACAGCTGGCGGCGCGGATGCTTTCCAAATATCCGGGCCAAAAAGCGCTTATTTTATTAACCGACGGGGAAGACCACTCCCCCGATGAACTGAAAGCCGCTCAGGAAACCGCCTTAAAAAACGGCATCCGCATTATTGCCATCGGCATCGGCACCAAAGAGGGGACTCTCATCCCCAGCCGCACCGATTCCTCCGGCCGCGTGTTGGAATACAAAAAAGACAAGGAAGGCAAAACCGTGGTTTCCAAACTGGACGAGAACACCTTGCTGGAATTAGCCAAGGCAACGGGCGGGGTCTATATTCCTTATACAACGCCCGCTCAAGTGGCCGCCAAGGTGGAGGCCGCCGTCAAGGGGCTGGATCGCTCCGTTTCGCGCACGGCCGCACGGGCCGCATACAAAAACCGCTATGCCTTCCCGCTGATTGCCGCCATGCTGTGCTTGGCCGGCTACCTGCTGTGGCCCCGCGGGCGCAAACCGGCGGAGTCCAAAGAAGAAAAAGAGTCTCAAAAAAGGTAA
- a CDS encoding tetratricopeptide repeat protein, which produces MKKFACLILLLAVNSAYAGVRADLRQGGKLYENKKYGQALSKYNEILQENPKNEDASFGAGAAAYYLKDYQAAEKSFEQTVQQQGELEQDALFNLGNAYYRAGNVKEAEKAYRQAIVKNPKDKEAIHNLQILLQQQQNQQNQNNQNQQNQDPNSSNQNQQNQNDQGASQDQQDQPSPSDLQDQMDKTDADRVMQMARENEYKKPTQTGSAQGSSVEKDW; this is translated from the coding sequence ATGAAGAAATTTGCCTGTCTGATCCTGCTTTTGGCCGTCAACTCCGCCTATGCCGGAGTACGGGCGGACTTGCGCCAAGGCGGCAAATTGTATGAAAACAAAAAATACGGGCAGGCCCTTTCCAAATACAACGAAATTTTGCAGGAAAACCCCAAAAACGAAGACGCTTCTTTTGGGGCCGGCGCGGCGGCCTATTATTTGAAAGACTACCAAGCCGCCGAAAAATCTTTTGAGCAAACCGTCCAACAACAAGGCGAGCTGGAACAAGACGCCCTTTTTAACCTGGGCAACGCCTACTATCGGGCCGGCAATGTAAAAGAAGCCGAAAAAGCATACCGCCAGGCCATTGTCAAAAATCCCAAAGACAAAGAAGCCATTCACAATTTGCAAATTCTGCTCCAGCAGCAGCAAAACCAGCAGAATCAAAATAATCAAAACCAACAAAACCAAGATCCCAATTCGTCCAATCAGAACCAGCAAAACCAGAACGATCAAGGCGCCTCCCAAGACCAACAGGATCAGCCCTCTCCTTCCGATTTGCAGGATCAAATGGATAAAACCGATGCAGACCGCGTGATGCAAATGGCCCGGGAAAACGAATACAAAAAACCCACTCAAACCGGTTCTGCGCAGGGAAGCAGTGTAGAAAAAGATTGGTAA